A section of the Delphinus delphis chromosome 1, mDelDel1.2, whole genome shotgun sequence genome encodes:
- the RAB29 gene encoding ras-related protein Rab-7L1 isoform X2: MGNVVPQATLHVTHAEEGERDCAAWCAMGSRDHLFKVLVVGDAAVGKTSLVQRYSQDSFSKHYKSTVGGQERFTSMTRLYYRDASACVIMFDVTNATTFSNSQRWKQDLDSKLTLPNGEPVPCLLLANKCDLSPWAVSRDQVDRFSKENGFTGWTETSVKENKNINEAMRVLIEKMMSNSREDMSLSTQGNYINLQTKPSSSWACC, encoded by the exons ATGGGAAATGTAGTGCCTCAAGCAACGCTGCACGTGACGCACGCGGAGGAAGGCGAGAGGGACTGCGCCGCCTGGTGCG CCATGGGCAGCCGCGATCACCTGTTCAAAGTGCTGGTGGTGGGTGACGCCGCAGTGGGCAAGACGTCCTTGGTGCAGCGATATTCCCAGGACAGCTTCAGCAAACACTACAAGTCCACGGTGGGAG GGCAGGAGCGCTTCACCTCTATGACCCGACTTTACTATCGGGATGCCTCTGCCTGTGTTATTATGTTTGATGTTACCAACGCCACTACCTTCAGCAACAGCCAAAGATGGAAACAGGACCTGGACAGCAAGCTCACACTGCCTAATGGAGAGCCGGTGCCCTGCCTGCTCTTAGCCAACAAG tGTGATCTGTCCCCTTGGGCAGTGAGCCGAGACCAGGTTGACCGGTTCAGTAAAGAGAATGGTTTCACAGGTTGGACAGAAACATCAGTCAAGGAgaacaaaaatattaatgaggCCATGAG agtCCTCATTGAGAAGATGATGAGCAATTCCAGGGAAGATATGTCTTTGTCCACCCAAGGGAACTACATCAACCTGCAGACCAAGCCCTCTTCCAGCTGGGCCTGCTGCTAG
- the RAB29 gene encoding ras-related protein Rab-7L1 isoform X1, giving the protein MGNVVPQATLHVTHAEEGERDCAAWCAMGSRDHLFKVLVVGDAAVGKTSLVQRYSQDSFSKHYKSTVGVDFALKVLQWSDSEMVRLQLWDIAGQERFTSMTRLYYRDASACVIMFDVTNATTFSNSQRWKQDLDSKLTLPNGEPVPCLLLANKCDLSPWAVSRDQVDRFSKENGFTGWTETSVKENKNINEAMRVLIEKMMSNSREDMSLSTQGNYINLQTKPSSSWACC; this is encoded by the exons ATGGGAAATGTAGTGCCTCAAGCAACGCTGCACGTGACGCACGCGGAGGAAGGCGAGAGGGACTGCGCCGCCTGGTGCG CCATGGGCAGCCGCGATCACCTGTTCAAAGTGCTGGTGGTGGGTGACGCCGCAGTGGGCAAGACGTCCTTGGTGCAGCGATATTCCCAGGACAGCTTCAGCAAACACTACAAGTCCACGGTGGGAG TGGATTTTGCTCTGAAGGTTCTCCAGTGGTCTGACTCAGAGATGGTGCGCCTCCAGCTGTGGGATATTGCAG GGCAGGAGCGCTTCACCTCTATGACCCGACTTTACTATCGGGATGCCTCTGCCTGTGTTATTATGTTTGATGTTACCAACGCCACTACCTTCAGCAACAGCCAAAGATGGAAACAGGACCTGGACAGCAAGCTCACACTGCCTAATGGAGAGCCGGTGCCCTGCCTGCTCTTAGCCAACAAG tGTGATCTGTCCCCTTGGGCAGTGAGCCGAGACCAGGTTGACCGGTTCAGTAAAGAGAATGGTTTCACAGGTTGGACAGAAACATCAGTCAAGGAgaacaaaaatattaatgaggCCATGAG agtCCTCATTGAGAAGATGATGAGCAATTCCAGGGAAGATATGTCTTTGTCCACCCAAGGGAACTACATCAACCTGCAGACCAAGCCCTCTTCCAGCTGGGCCTGCTGCTAG
- the RAB29 gene encoding ras-related protein Rab-7L1 isoform X4 has translation MVRLQLWDIAGQERFTSMTRLYYRDASACVIMFDVTNATTFSNSQRWKQDLDSKLTLPNGEPVPCLLLANKCDLSPWAVSRDQVDRFSKENGFTGWTETSVKENKNINEAMRVLIEKMMSNSREDMSLSTQGNYINLQTKPSSSWACC, from the exons ATGGTGCGCCTCCAGCTGTGGGATATTGCAG GGCAGGAGCGCTTCACCTCTATGACCCGACTTTACTATCGGGATGCCTCTGCCTGTGTTATTATGTTTGATGTTACCAACGCCACTACCTTCAGCAACAGCCAAAGATGGAAACAGGACCTGGACAGCAAGCTCACACTGCCTAATGGAGAGCCGGTGCCCTGCCTGCTCTTAGCCAACAAG tGTGATCTGTCCCCTTGGGCAGTGAGCCGAGACCAGGTTGACCGGTTCAGTAAAGAGAATGGTTTCACAGGTTGGACAGAAACATCAGTCAAGGAgaacaaaaatattaatgaggCCATGAG agtCCTCATTGAGAAGATGATGAGCAATTCCAGGGAAGATATGTCTTTGTCCACCCAAGGGAACTACATCAACCTGCAGACCAAGCCCTCTTCCAGCTGGGCCTGCTGCTAG
- the RAB29 gene encoding ras-related protein Rab-7L1 isoform X3 encodes MGSRDHLFKVLVVGDAAVGKTSLVQRYSQDSFSKHYKSTVGVDFALKVLQWSDSEMVRLQLWDIAGQERFTSMTRLYYRDASACVIMFDVTNATTFSNSQRWKQDLDSKLTLPNGEPVPCLLLANKCDLSPWAVSRDQVDRFSKENGFTGWTETSVKENKNINEAMRVLIEKMMSNSREDMSLSTQGNYINLQTKPSSSWACC; translated from the exons ATGGGCAGCCGCGATCACCTGTTCAAAGTGCTGGTGGTGGGTGACGCCGCAGTGGGCAAGACGTCCTTGGTGCAGCGATATTCCCAGGACAGCTTCAGCAAACACTACAAGTCCACGGTGGGAG TGGATTTTGCTCTGAAGGTTCTCCAGTGGTCTGACTCAGAGATGGTGCGCCTCCAGCTGTGGGATATTGCAG GGCAGGAGCGCTTCACCTCTATGACCCGACTTTACTATCGGGATGCCTCTGCCTGTGTTATTATGTTTGATGTTACCAACGCCACTACCTTCAGCAACAGCCAAAGATGGAAACAGGACCTGGACAGCAAGCTCACACTGCCTAATGGAGAGCCGGTGCCCTGCCTGCTCTTAGCCAACAAG tGTGATCTGTCCCCTTGGGCAGTGAGCCGAGACCAGGTTGACCGGTTCAGTAAAGAGAATGGTTTCACAGGTTGGACAGAAACATCAGTCAAGGAgaacaaaaatattaatgaggCCATGAG agtCCTCATTGAGAAGATGATGAGCAATTCCAGGGAAGATATGTCTTTGTCCACCCAAGGGAACTACATCAACCTGCAGACCAAGCCCTCTTCCAGCTGGGCCTGCTGCTAG